ACGAATACCTCCTTATCAAAACCTGCGAAACGGTGCTTGCAGTAGAAAAAAATCATCCGCTCATAAAGAAAGCTCAGCCTCGTAAGGATTTTCTATATCCATATATTATAATGGCGGTATTTTTTACAATCCTTTTCCTTTTGACACAGGCAATGTCAAACCTGGCAACCCTGACTATTTTTATTCCTCTAGTTACATCCGCATGTCTCAAGATAGGCATTGATCCAAGAGCAGTGGTTGTCGGTGTACTTACTGCAAGCTGTATCTCCATTATGACACCAATGGCTGCACCATGCCTATGATGTTTCCGTTTTATTAGAAACTTAAAATAACTAAAGTAATAATTTCCCAAAAATAAAATTTTTAGTTGATTTCTCATCCATTATAGCATATAATAAAACAAGCTAAGAAATGTGGTGAATTTCAAGCATGAGCAAAATGAAAACCCCGGAAGTGTGTGTGACTTCCGGGGTTTTCTATTCCGTTTATGTAAAGTGGCTTATGCCTTTAGGCTGTTACTGTTTGTCGCTACTGTCCAACCATTTGCAAATGTAGTAGCTAACTACATTCGCCGTAACAGAAACAAAAAATGTGGTGCCTATTTCGCACATGAGACTTCACCTCCTTTCTGCTGGAGGGGCGACAGCATATATAATATATATAAAGAATATACAAAATTTTACATGGAACAAATTGGGAAATACGAAACCTAGTATTTTGAAATTATTAAAATGTATTAAAATGATTATTTATAGAAAAAATCTAAAATTTAATAGAATTTTCCTATAGATTTATTTTGTTCCATTTACTTGTTGTAGCTTTTTTCCTGTGGTATAATAACTTAGCTGTTTAATGTGTGAAAGTTAGTAAAAGCACATCGTACAGTCCGAAACTGATAAACTAGACGAAAGAAGGAGAGCAGCAACATGACTCGTTTAGAAAAGTTAAGAAAGAGACTGGGTCAGTGTGACGAGATACTTTTAGATGCCATACTGATGAGACATCATATTATTAAAGATATTATGGCTTACAAAGAAGAGAATGGCCTTAATATTCTTGACCCGGAACAGGAAGAGAGACAGAAAGAATGGCTCGACGGTCGTTTAGAGGACGAGAGCAATGCAAGTGAAGTATGGGATATTTTCCATGCGATCGGTAAAGCAAGTAAGCAGATGCAGGCAAGAAAGCTTTTCGATTACAATATCGTACTTATTGGATTTATGGGTGCCGGAAAAACAAGTATTTCCGAATATTTAAAAACATTGTTTGCAATGGACGTTATTGAGATGGATCAGATTATCGCAGAGAGAGAAGGAATGAGTATTCCAGATATCTTTGAGGTTCATGGAGAACAGTATTTTCGTGATTTAGAGACCAATCTTCTTATCGAGATGCAGGCAAGAAAGAATGTTGTAATCTCCTGTGGCGGAGGAACCCCACTTCGTGAATGTAACGTTGTCGAGATGAAGAAGAATGGACGTGTTGTATTACTTACCGCTTCACCGGAAACGATTTTCGACAGAGTAAAGGACAGTCATGACCGTCCGGTTATCGAGAATAATAAAAATGTTCCATTCATTGCTGATCTGATGGAAAAAAGACGTGTAAAATATGAGGCAGCGGCAGATATCGTTATCAATACAGATGGCAAGAGTCTTATTGAAGTATGCGAAGAACTTGTTCAGAAGTTATTAGCAATGGATGAGAATGATAAATAATCACATAATAAATATTTAAAGAAAAAGAAAGAGGGTATGTATCATGGCAAAAGTTGACATTAATACAAAGATGATTACTTTACTTGGTGACCCATTAAAGCAGTCATTTGCAGCACAGATGCAGAATTGCGGTTATGAAGCAGCAGGTTTAAATATGATTTATTTCTACACAGAAGTAAATAACGAACATCTTGCAGACGTAGTTAACGGTATCCGTTACATGAACTTTGCAGGTTTTGCAGTAACAAAGCCAAATAAAGTAAAGGTTCTTGAGTACCTTGATGAGTTAGATCCATTATGCAAGAAAATGGGAGCCAGTAACACAGTTGTAAAAACTCCGGAAGGTAAATTAGTTGGATATAATACAGACGGAATTGGTTTCATCAGATCCATGGAAAGAGATGGAAATGTTAAGATCGATGAGAACACTTACTTCTGTATTGGTAGTGGTGGAGCAGGTCGTGCTATGTGTTCAGCACTTGCTTACTACGGCGCAAAGAAAATCTACATTACAGATGTATTTGAAGAATCCAGTAAGGCTTTAGTAGAAGATATCAATAAGAACTTTGCACCAGTAGCAGAATTCTGCCCGGCAGGTGATTTTTCTAAAGTAAAAGAAGCTACCGTAGTATTAAATGCCAGCGGAATCGGAATGGGAAGCCATATCGGAGAAAACCCACTTCCAAAAGAATTTATCAGCAAAGATCAGTTCTATTTTGATGCTTGCTACAACCCGGCAAAAACTCAGTTCTTATTAGATGCTGAAGAAGCTGGAGCAACTATCTTAAACGGTCTTGGAATGTCTCTCTACCAGGGAGCTGCCCAGATTGAATATTGGACAGGTCAGGAACCTCCAATCGAAGCAATGCGTCAGAAATTATTAGACATTATTTCTGAGAAATAATTTGAGAAAGGATTTTGTTATGAACCCTGTAGTAGTAAGAAATGTAGCAATCGGAGAAGGAATCCCTAAAATTTGTGTACCTATCGTTGGAAAAACAAGAGAAGAAATCTTAGACGCTGCAAAGAAGATCCTTCCAATCGGAGCAGATGTTGTAGAGTGGCGTGTAGACTGGTACGAAGATATTTTTGATTTTGAAAAAGTAGAAGAAACAGCAAAACAGTTAAGAGAAGTCCTTGGCGAAATGCCAATCCTCTTCACTTTCCGTACTTCTAAAGAAGGTGGAGAAAAGGCAATCGAAACATCGGTTTATGTAGAATTAAACCAGAAGATCAGTGCAACAGGCTATGTTGACCTTGTAGATATGGAAGCATTTACCGGCGATGATGCTGTAAAAGCTGTTGTAGAAGAAGCACACAAACATGGAGTAAAAGTTGTTGCTTCCAATCATGACTTCGACAAGACACCAGCAAAATCTGATATTATCTACAGACTCCGCAAAATGCAGGAGCTTGGAGCAGACATCCCTAAAATTGCTGTAATGCCTCAGAACAAAAAGGATGTACTCACTCTTCTTGCAGCAACAGAAGAGATGGTAGACAACTATGCTGACCGTCCGATCATCACAATGTCTATGGCCGCAACAGGTGTAATCAGTCGTGTATGCGGTGAAGTATTCGGATCTGCACTTACATTTGGTGCCGTAGGAAAAGCTTCCGCACCGGGACAGATGGGCGCAGGTGAGTTAAAAGAAATGCTCACAACATTACATGAATCATTATAAATACTAATTTGCTGGACTAAAGAGACGAAAAGCAGAAATTTGATATAAAAGAAAATGTGAAGATAGTCACTTCGTAGAAAATGCCTGACCGGCATTTTTACTAGCTCCGACATCACATTTTCTTTTATATCAAATTTCTGCTTTTCTGTTTTTTGGCTCCAGAAGGAAATTAGTATTTGGATTTGAGGAAGAATAAGGGGATTGCCCAGAAGGCTATGGTTTTCATTAGAATGAACATCGCCCAAAGAAGACACTTTCTTATTTGGTTGTATAAAAATTACAGTTACCTACTCTTACCTTATGAAAAATTTTTCTCTGGTTAACTCTCATAATCTTCTGGAGAATCCCCTTCTCTTTCCAACAGAAATCACTAATTTGCTATTTGTTATCAAAACCAGACAGCCGCTGAAACAAAATTTCCTGCTGAATTGTAAGGAAAATATGGTAAAGAAAAAAGAATGTTTATAAGTATTGCATTTTGTGACTTTGCGCTATGGAATTCTGACCATAGGAACTTGGGGCTCGTTTTTCCCAAGTTCCTGTTTTTCTGGGCAGAATGGAGTGCTTAGCGCAACGGAACAAAATCAAACTTATAAACATTCTTTTTTCTTTAGAAGACTCCATACAATTCAGCTCAATATCTTCTACTAAAGCGGCGTCTGTGTCCCCGGCAAATTTGTATTGTCCGTAAATCTTTGTAAATCAGCTATTTGACATTACATAGTACCTAAGATAATATAGTATCAACAAGGAGGCAAAAATAAATGAATGCACAGTTTAAGAAAGGGGTTCTGGAACTGATTGTTCTTGCAGCGGTAGAACAAAAGGATATGTACGGATATGAGCTGGTTGCAGAAGTTTCTAAAGTAGTGAATGTAAAGGAAGGAACCATTTATCCTATTTTAAAACGACTGACCAATGAGCATTATTTTGAGACATATTTAAGAGAATCAACGGAAGGCCCACCAAGGAAGTATTATCATTTGACTGCTGCGGGGATTCTTCATTTAAGAGAATTAGAAAAAGAGTGGGAAGAATTTTCCCAGAATGTGAATCGATTTTTAAAGGAGAGATAGTGGATGTTAAAGAAGGAGTTTTTAAAAGAGCTGGAAGACCGGCTTCAGATGCTTAATGAAAAAGAGCGGAAAGATATGATAGAAGAGTATTCACAACATATCAGTATGCGTATGGAAAGTGGAATGAAGGAGGAAGAGGCAATCGATGATTTCGGGAATATTGATGATTTGATTGCAGAGATTCTTGATGCTTATCATTTAGATCCGGAATATGAAGTAAAGAACAAAGGAAGGAATGGGAAGACGGGAGTTGCAGATTTACTGCCCAAAGATTTTTTTGAGAAAAGAAAGAAGAAAAGTAAAGAACGTGATCTTAAAAAGAATAAAAAAGTAGAGACTATGGAACGATTTAAGAAAAATCGAGGAGAAACAATAGAAAATATAGCAGATAAAGCAAGGAAAACGAGTGGCAGTGCTATTTCATGGAGCTGGGATAAGGCAAAGAAGATTTTCTTGATTTTTGTAAAAGTGGTATTAATTTGTCTGGTAGTCCCGGCAGCCTTTTTTGATGTGGCGGGATTAGTTGGTCTGGGAACCTTAAGTGTTATGGCATTTCAGGGCTATCCGGTTATCGGATGTGTTATCGTTGCGCTGGGAGCTGTTCTTAGTATGACAGCATATATTCTTTTTTTATTTAGCTACATATTGAAAGGGAAAGGTGTAAATGTATGAGTTATAGAAAAGTTTTGGTAGGAATTTTTATGGCGGGATTTCTTTGCTGCGGAATCGGAGCAGGAGTAATGTTTCAGGAATATTCTTCCTTTCAATATATGGGAGAAAAAAGAATTGGAAGTAATAAAATAGCGGAAAAAACATTCATGGAGAATTTATATACAGACAAAACGAAGAAGTTAAATACGTCATTTACAACATACAATAATGAAAATGGTGATATAGAGGTAAAAACATCAAAGTCTATTCCTAAAGATAAAATTCAGATCAAAGTACGCTATGATTCAGATAATGTAAAGTCTATACATATCGATAAAAACCTGTACTGTGATGATGAGTATACATCAGACGATATATATATGGATGATGACGAATATGATGAAAGTGATGTAGACAATGTAGATAATGATACACAGGCAAATGAAAATATGGCACTATCGGATAAAAAGAACCTGACAAATCAGGAATTTTTCATTAGTGCAGTGGGGCGTATGTCGGATGTAGAATATTTTCTTAGCTATAAAGATGAGATTTTAAAAAATATCAAAGAAAGAAAAATTTATAACTACGTTTATCCACAAATAATTTCAGTAGAAATTACAGTGAATCCAGAAAATAAAAACTTAATGAACATATAACTTTTGATTTGTAGATTTGGTGTAGACGAAAAAAGAAACAATACCATATCCCATCTGCTCTGTAGTCGCTGTGTTTAAAATGCTCATCCGCATCTTAAACACGAATTTGAGGAACTAAAGAAACGAAAACCCAAAATTTAATAGAAAAGAAAATGTGAAGATAGTCGCTTCGCAGAAAATGCCTGCTCGGCATTTTTACTCGCTCCGACATCACATTTTCTTTTCTATTAAATTTCTGGTTTTCTGTCCTTTGGCTCCAGATGGAAATTAATATTTAAAGCTTGGATGGGAATAAGGGGATTGTCGAGAAGGCTATGAGTTCCCTTCTGGAGATTTCCATTTGACATAGAAATTGTAGACTTCTGGACAACTTCCCTTTGTTTTTAACTGATTTGTGGAATGAGGTTAGGCAGCCGCTACAATAGAACTTCCGGCCAAATTGTAAGAAAACTAGGGTAAAGAAAAGAGAATTTTTATAAATAATGCATTTTGTGACTTTGCGCTGTGGAATTTTGACTCTGAAAACTTCGGACTCGTTTTTCCGAAGTTTTCGTTTTTTGAGGCAAAATGGAGCGTTTAGAGCAACGGAACAAAATCAAATTTATAAAAATTCTCTTTTCTTAGAAGGCGAAATACAATTCGGTAAGAAATTTTTTCCCTTTGGAGATTCTTATTCAAATGAAAATTATAGACTTCTGGGCAATCCCCTTGTTTTTTTATTGATTTGTGGAATGAGATTAGACAGCCGCTATAATAGAACTTCCGGCTGAATTGTAAGAAAACTAGGGTCGAGTAAAGAGAATTTTTATAAATAATGTATTTTGTGACTTTGTGCTGTGGAATTTTGACTCTAAAAACTTCGGACTCGTTTTTCCGAAGTTTTTGTTTTTTGAGGCAAAATGGAGCGTTTAGCGCAACGGAACAAAATCAAATTTATAAAAATTCTCTTTTCTTTAGAAACTTCAATGCAATTCAGTTAAGTAATTTTCTTTAGCGGCGTCTATCTCAACCCCTGCAAATCAGAAGATATCATCCAAAGCGATATTCTTTATTTAGATTACTTTGTTCGATGACATATTTTTTAAATTCTTCGATCAATGGTGGATGGTATACGTCTTTCAGGATTGCCATATAAAAATAGCGCTTATAAGAAGGCTGTGTTAATTTGAGTACTTTTACATCGACATAGTTAAGCCCATCAAACTTAGGAGCGATCATGATGCCAAATCCTTTGGAGACAAAGCCGGCACCGACAAGATCTTCTTCAATCTCGCAGAGGATATCCGGATAAGCATTGATGCTTTTGAATAAGTCATCAATAATGTGGCGTAATCCACTTTTGTGGCGGAAGATAATCTGTGGATAATCAAGAGTTTCCTTTAAGCTTACACTGTCTTTGACGGCAAGTGGATGATCTTTTGGAACGATGACAACGAGTTCCTGAGTTGCGATAGGGATAAATTCGACCATTGGACTATTATTTAATTTAGAACAAAAAACCATATCGTATTCTCTGTCTATAAGACTGCGGACCAGATCGACAGAGAGACCATGTTCACAACTGAAATTAAACCAGATATTTTTATCTGGGTGAAGATCAAGAAAGTTTTTTACGGTAGTTGGAACATAGTCTGTTCCGAGTGTACGGAGAAAGCCGATATTAATTTCTCCTTCACCGTTTGCCACTAATTTGATGTCTCTTACTGCGTTATCTAAGCTTGCGAGAATTTCCTTTACATTAGAATAAAATGCCTTACCGTATTTTGTCAGTACAATGTTACGTCCACGCTTTTCAAAGAGCTGTATGCCCAGTTCGCTCTCCAATGTAGAAATAGCGTAGCTTAAGCTTGGCTGTGTGATAGAAAGAATTTCAGCGGCCTTGCTGTAATGTTCTGTTCTGGCAAGTGTTTCAAAATAACGTAAGTGAAATAAGTTCATTGAAAAACCCCCTTTAATAAAAAGTATTGTTTAAAAATCTTAGTATTATACAACCCAATCATAGCTTATTGTTGCCATAAATTTTTTAGAAATCTACCTTAAAAATTCCTACGTTTTACCTTAACATAAATGATAAAAAAAATCTATGAATTTACGAATATTCTCGATTGGTTTTATTGAATAAAACGAGTTATAATCTAAGTAACTTAAAAAGTTAAAAAAATAACAAGTAAAATTTTAAAGCAAAATTATATTTTTTCAAATGAGAAGGAGGACATATCATGTCAAAAGAATTTCCTATTACCGTTAGTTCATGGACACTTGGAGACCAGTGCAAATTTGAGGAGCGTGTAAAAGCAGCTAAGGAAGCAGGATACGATGGAATCGGTCTTCGTGCTGAAACTTATGTAGATGCATTAAATGAA
This Anaerobutyricum hallii DNA region includes the following protein-coding sequences:
- a CDS encoding LysR family transcriptional regulator translates to MNLFHLRYFETLARTEHYSKAAEILSITQPSLSYAISTLESELGIQLFEKRGRNIVLTKYGKAFYSNVKEILASLDNAVRDIKLVANGEGEINIGFLRTLGTDYVPTTVKNFLDLHPDKNIWFNFSCEHGLSVDLVRSLIDREYDMVFCSKLNNSPMVEFIPIATQELVVIVPKDHPLAVKDSVSLKETLDYPQIIFRHKSGLRHIIDDLFKSINAYPDILCEIEEDLVGAGFVSKGFGIMIAPKFDGLNYVDVKVLKLTQPSYKRYFYMAILKDVYHPPLIEEFKKYVIEQSNLNKEYRFG
- a CDS encoding shikimate kinase, producing the protein MTRLEKLRKRLGQCDEILLDAILMRHHIIKDIMAYKEENGLNILDPEQEERQKEWLDGRLEDESNASEVWDIFHAIGKASKQMQARKLFDYNIVLIGFMGAGKTSISEYLKTLFAMDVIEMDQIIAEREGMSIPDIFEVHGEQYFRDLETNLLIEMQARKNVVISCGGGTPLRECNVVEMKKNGRVVLLTASPETIFDRVKDSHDRPVIENNKNVPFIADLMEKRRVKYEAAADIVINTDGKSLIEVCEELVQKLLAMDENDK
- a CDS encoding DUF1700 domain-containing protein; its protein translation is MLKKEFLKELEDRLQMLNEKERKDMIEEYSQHISMRMESGMKEEEAIDDFGNIDDLIAEILDAYHLDPEYEVKNKGRNGKTGVADLLPKDFFEKRKKKSKERDLKKNKKVETMERFKKNRGETIENIADKARKTSGSAISWSWDKAKKIFLIFVKVVLICLVVPAAFFDVAGLVGLGTLSVMAFQGYPVIGCVIVALGAVLSMTAYILFLFSYILKGKGVNV
- a CDS encoding shikimate dehydrogenase family protein, which gives rise to MAKVDINTKMITLLGDPLKQSFAAQMQNCGYEAAGLNMIYFYTEVNNEHLADVVNGIRYMNFAGFAVTKPNKVKVLEYLDELDPLCKKMGASNTVVKTPEGKLVGYNTDGIGFIRSMERDGNVKIDENTYFCIGSGGAGRAMCSALAYYGAKKIYITDVFEESSKALVEDINKNFAPVAEFCPAGDFSKVKEATVVLNASGIGMGSHIGENPLPKEFISKDQFYFDACYNPAKTQFLLDAEEAGATILNGLGMSLYQGAAQIEYWTGQEPPIEAMRQKLLDIISEK
- the aroD gene encoding type I 3-dehydroquinate dehydratase, encoding MNPVVVRNVAIGEGIPKICVPIVGKTREEILDAAKKILPIGADVVEWRVDWYEDIFDFEKVEETAKQLREVLGEMPILFTFRTSKEGGEKAIETSVYVELNQKISATGYVDLVDMEAFTGDDAVKAVVEEAHKHGVKVVASNHDFDKTPAKSDIIYRLRKMQELGADIPKIAVMPQNKKDVLTLLAATEEMVDNYADRPIITMSMAATGVISRVCGEVFGSALTFGAVGKASAPGQMGAGELKEMLTTLHESL
- a CDS encoding PadR family transcriptional regulator, with product MNAQFKKGVLELIVLAAVEQKDMYGYELVAEVSKVVNVKEGTIYPILKRLTNEHYFETYLRESTEGPPRKYYHLTAAGILHLRELEKEWEEFSQNVNRFLKER